Part of the Clostridia bacterium genome is shown below.
TGTAACAAATACAACGCCTGAATATAAACAAAACCCCTATGGAACAAAGGTTAATGAGGCTGCATCCTCTGACAGATCAAGGCATTCCATAGGTGAGATAGTATATTTATATGAATGGGGAAAACAAGCGACCTATGAGGAGTTGGAAAGAAGAGGCGTGGCGGATATATTCTTCTATGTCAGAAACGCACCTTCTTATAAAAACTTGCAGCCCTGCAGATTAATATTGAAGGACGGAGAAATTGATCTCGCAATTCTACATCCTGAAGATGCAGCAAGCTATACTGATGCAGGCATTATGATGTACACCCTGGAAGGCTTGGCTAAAGATTTAGGAATTCCAGGAGAATGGCATTTTATCAAAGATGATTCAAACAATAAGGAGTATCGCATAGTAGCAAAAATAAAACTATAAATGGCTGGGAAGAAATAATTACATAAGTAAAGGTGAGACAAATGAAAAAGTATGATACTGTTATATTTGATTTGGATGGGACGTTGCTTAATACTCTTGAAGACCTTACAGATAGTGTCAATTATGTGTTAGCATTGTATGGCTTTCCATGCAGAAGGATGGATGAGGTCAGGAGTTTTGTCGGTAATGGCGTAGCTAATTTAATGGGACTTTCCATATGTGATGGGTTTGATAATCCGCATTATGAAAAATGTCTTGCAGATTTTCGCAACCATTATTCGGGGAATCTGCAAAACAAAACTGGTGCTTATAAAGGAGTTATGGAGCTTTTAGGAGAATTATCAAAAGAAAATTATAAGCTGGCAATTGTATCAAACAAATTTGATAAAGCAGTAAAAGAGCTTAACGAAGTCTATTTTGGAGAATATATAAAAGTGGCAATTGGAGAAGCAGAAGGTGTTTCTAAGAAGCCAGCACCTGATACTGTGATAAAAGCACTTGAGGAATTAGGTTCTGCTGCTGATAAAGCGGTATATGTAGGTGATTCAGAAGTGGATGCTAAAACTGCTAAAAATTCTGGGATTATGTTTGTAGGTGTAACATGGGGATTTCGGGATAGAGAGGTTTTGGAACAGGAAGGTGCAGACTATATTATTGATAGACCGCAGGAATTATTAAAAATAATTGAAGCATAGGGATAAGGAACTGAATACTCATACAAGCAATTGCACGAGGCACAATCCAAAATATAACTCTATATACGAAAGGAGATAATAGTGGAAAACGAAAAAAAGGAATACAGTACCATTGATGAATATGTGAGATGTTTCCCCTCTGAAATCCAAAAAAAGTTGGAAGAGATACGAGCTGCAGTAAAAGCGATAGCACCAGATGCAGAAGAAAAAATAAGCTATCAGATGCCTACATTTTACTTAAACGGGAATTTGGTACATTTTGCTGCGTTTAAAGATCATATCGGATTTTATCCGATACCAAGTGGTATTGAGGCATTTGAACAGGAATTGAAAGAGTATAAAAGAGGGAAAGGGTCAGTACAGTTTCCTCTGAATCAACCATTACCTATGGAATTAATCAGAAGAATAGTTGAATTTAGAGTTGAAGAGAATCGCAGAAAGCCTGCGAAGAATACCAGAAAAATATAATTAAATCTGGTGAAAATTTTATT
Proteins encoded:
- a CDS encoding HAD family hydrolase translates to MKKYDTVIFDLDGTLLNTLEDLTDSVNYVLALYGFPCRRMDEVRSFVGNGVANLMGLSICDGFDNPHYEKCLADFRNHYSGNLQNKTGAYKGVMELLGELSKENYKLAIVSNKFDKAVKELNEVYFGEYIKVAIGEAEGVSKKPAPDTVIKALEELGSAADKAVYVGDSEVDAKTAKNSGIMFVGVTWGFRDREVLEQEGADYIIDRPQELLKIIEA
- a CDS encoding DUF1801 domain-containing protein, encoding MENEKKEYSTIDEYVRCFPSEIQKKLEEIRAAVKAIAPDAEEKISYQMPTFYLNGNLVHFAAFKDHIGFYPIPSGIEAFEQELKEYKRGKGSVQFPLNQPLPMELIRRIVEFRVEENRRKPAKNTRKI